From the Hymenobacter yonginensis genome, one window contains:
- a CDS encoding tetratricopeptide repeat protein: MATRTSSHQLILLAVALALVAGLFLLPKVIVKPKEGKGELAQDAARTANRDNGAAAPSVGGLDEHGHAAGSHDADGGATPEQPHMTIAPAQRQELNTLLAKYRTTADPMAKLRVASDLAIKYKAVEKFDSAGYYLEQLAQARPGEQAWQRAADAYFEAFSFAATQERQKLLAAKCQELYGKVLKNNPENLDAKTNLGMAFMASANPVQGVVLLREVLAADPRNEKAIYNLGLLSMQSNQYEKAVERFRELTKVNPSNVNGQFYLGVALAETGAKEEARAAFQKTKSLSTDPSLTAAVDEQLQKLN; encoded by the coding sequence ATGGCTACACGCACCTCTTCACATCAACTGATTCTGCTGGCAGTGGCCCTGGCCCTGGTGGCCGGGCTGTTTTTGTTGCCCAAGGTGATTGTAAAGCCCAAGGAAGGCAAAGGCGAACTGGCTCAGGATGCAGCCCGCACGGCCAACCGTGACAACGGCGCTGCCGCTCCATCTGTCGGCGGCCTCGATGAGCACGGCCACGCGGCCGGCAGCCACGATGCCGACGGCGGGGCTACTCCCGAGCAGCCCCACATGACCATTGCACCGGCCCAGCGCCAAGAGCTGAACACGCTGCTGGCCAAGTACCGGACGACTGCCGACCCCATGGCCAAGCTACGCGTGGCCTCGGATCTGGCCATCAAGTACAAGGCCGTGGAGAAATTCGACAGCGCCGGCTACTATCTGGAGCAGCTGGCCCAGGCCCGCCCCGGCGAGCAGGCCTGGCAGCGGGCGGCCGATGCGTACTTCGAAGCGTTTAGCTTTGCCGCTACGCAGGAGCGCCAGAAGCTGCTGGCGGCCAAGTGCCAGGAGCTCTACGGCAAAGTGTTGAAAAACAACCCGGAGAACCTGGACGCCAAAACCAACCTTGGCATGGCCTTCATGGCCAGCGCCAACCCGGTGCAGGGCGTCGTGCTGCTGCGCGAGGTGCTGGCCGCCGATCCGCGCAACGAAAAAGCCATCTACAACCTGGGTTTGCTCTCGATGCAGAGCAACCAGTACGAGAAGGCAGTAGAGCGTTTTCGCGAGTTGACCAAGGTAAATCCGTCAAACGTCAACGGACAGTTTTATCTTGGCGTCGCGTTAGCTGAAACTGGGGCGAAGGAAGAAGCCCGCGCGGCCTTCCAGAAAACCAAAAGCCTGAGCACCGACCCCAGCCTGACGGCCGCGGTTGATGAGCAGCTACAGAAGCTTAATTGA
- a CDS encoding HU family DNA-binding protein has translation MTKAEVIAEIADKTGIEKADVSATVEAFFKVVKDSMAEGNNIYVRGFGSFVNKKRAKKVARNISKNTSIIIDEHFIPSFKPSKTFIGKIKNSKKIKELANA, from the coding sequence GTGACTAAAGCAGAAGTAATCGCCGAAATCGCCGACAAGACCGGCATCGAGAAAGCAGACGTTTCGGCTACCGTGGAAGCCTTCTTCAAAGTCGTGAAGGATTCGATGGCCGAAGGCAATAACATCTACGTGCGTGGCTTTGGCAGCTTCGTAAACAAAAAGCGCGCGAAGAAAGTCGCTCGTAACATCTCGAAAAATACGTCGATCATCATCGACGAGCATTTCATCCCGAGCTTCAAGCCGTCGAAAACCTTCATCGGCAAAATCAAGAACAGCAAGAAAATCAAAGAACTGGCCAACGCCTAA
- the gldD gene encoding gliding motility lipoprotein GldD, which translates to MPALRYLFAACAFGLLATACTSAGSDGDYTPKPKGYNRIDLPPHAYQQLAPGHPYTFQYSRYAKVLRDSSYLAQPHWINVYYPQLKANVQITYADMKGNRQLTNRLLEDARKLTSKHEIKATAIDERIIKTPSGQRVAVFELQGEVPSQFQFYTTDSTRHFFRGALYFRTATANDSLAPVIDYVKKDIVQLLNTLKYR; encoded by the coding sequence ATGCCTGCCCTACGATATCTGTTTGCTGCCTGCGCCTTTGGTCTGCTGGCCACGGCCTGCACCTCCGCCGGCTCCGACGGCGACTACACGCCCAAGCCCAAAGGCTACAACCGCATCGACCTGCCGCCGCACGCCTACCAGCAGCTGGCGCCGGGCCACCCCTACACGTTCCAGTACTCGCGCTACGCCAAGGTGCTGCGCGACTCCTCGTATCTGGCGCAGCCGCACTGGATCAACGTGTACTACCCGCAGCTAAAGGCCAACGTGCAAATCACGTACGCCGACATGAAAGGCAACCGCCAGCTCACCAACCGGCTACTGGAGGATGCCCGCAAGCTCACCAGCAAGCACGAAATCAAGGCTACGGCCATTGATGAAAGAATCATCAAAACGCCGAGTGGCCAGCGCGTAGCCGTGTTCGAGCTGCAGGGCGAGGTGCCCAGCCAGTTTCAGTTCTACACCACCGACAGCACCCGCCACTTCTTCCGGGGCGCGCTCTATTTCCGCACCGCCACCGCCAACGACTCACTGGCCCCCGTCATCGACTACGTGAAGAAAGACATTGTGCAGCTGCTGAACACCCTGAAATATCGATGA
- a CDS encoding single-stranded DNA-binding protein translates to MAGVNKVILIGNLGKDPEVRHLEGGSTVANFTLATNEYYRDKQGTRIERTEWHNIAAWRGLAEMAEKFLKKGQQVYVEGKIRTRQYQDKDNQTRYITEIIADEITMLGSRPHGQEAAAGAPAAAEAPQTFRQEPELDQLPF, encoded by the coding sequence ATGGCTGGAGTAAACAAAGTAATTCTGATCGGAAACTTGGGCAAAGACCCGGAGGTGCGGCACCTAGAAGGCGGCAGCACCGTGGCCAACTTCACGCTGGCGACCAACGAATACTACCGCGACAAGCAGGGCACCCGCATCGAGCGCACCGAATGGCACAACATTGCAGCCTGGCGCGGCCTGGCGGAAATGGCCGAGAAATTCCTCAAGAAAGGCCAGCAGGTGTACGTGGAAGGCAAAATCCGCACCCGCCAGTACCAGGACAAGGACAACCAGACCCGGTACATCACGGAAATCATTGCCGACGAAATAACGATGCTCGGCAGCCGCCCCCATGGCCAGGAGGCTGCCGCCGGCGCCCCAGCGGCTGCCGAAGCCCCTCAGACGTTCCGGCAGGAGCCGGAGCTCGACCAGCTGCCGTTCTAA
- the mutY gene encoding A/G-specific adenine glycosylase, whose protein sequence is MTNNSVATAPTFFAAALLEWYPRHRRDLPWRHTRDPYAIWLSEVILQQTRVKQGLPYYLDFISSYPTVQDLAAAPEDEVLRHWQGLGYYSRARNMHHTAQQVVREYGGQFPTTYAGLLQLRGVGQYTAAAIASFAFDEQVAVLDGNVFRVLARVFGLTQDIAVPASRKVFQQLADTHIPADQPAEFNQAIMEFGAIQCTPAKPDCLFCPLQSQCFAFQHGMVSELPVKSKAKAARTRHFHYLVLRHADTVYMRKRGPKDIWEGLYDFHLQETDTAELSATELLTAVDALGGQLDTSRAEEPTQALRHVLSHQKVEAKFHPVWLREPLPAQALAAAGLSAFSRSQAEELPKPILIANYINKSIR, encoded by the coding sequence TTGACTAACAATTCTGTTGCCACTGCCCCCACCTTTTTTGCCGCTGCCCTCTTGGAATGGTACCCGCGCCACCGCCGCGACCTGCCCTGGCGCCACACCCGCGACCCATACGCCATCTGGCTGTCGGAGGTAATTCTGCAGCAGACCCGCGTAAAACAGGGCCTGCCGTACTACTTGGACTTCATCAGCTCCTACCCTACCGTGCAGGATCTGGCCGCCGCGCCCGAAGATGAGGTGCTGCGCCACTGGCAGGGCCTGGGCTACTACAGCCGGGCCCGCAACATGCACCATACCGCCCAGCAGGTGGTGCGCGAGTACGGCGGCCAGTTCCCGACCACCTACGCCGGCCTGCTGCAGCTGCGCGGCGTGGGGCAGTACACGGCCGCCGCCATTGCCTCGTTTGCCTTCGATGAGCAAGTGGCCGTGCTCGACGGCAACGTGTTCCGGGTGCTGGCGCGCGTGTTTGGCCTCACGCAGGATATTGCGGTGCCGGCCAGCCGCAAAGTGTTCCAGCAGCTGGCCGACACGCACATTCCGGCCGACCAGCCGGCCGAGTTCAACCAGGCCATTATGGAGTTCGGGGCCATCCAGTGCACGCCGGCCAAGCCCGATTGCCTGTTCTGCCCGCTGCAGAGCCAGTGTTTCGCGTTTCAGCACGGCATGGTGAGCGAGCTGCCGGTAAAGAGCAAGGCTAAAGCGGCCCGTACCCGGCACTTCCACTACCTGGTGCTGCGCCACGCTGATACGGTGTATATGCGCAAGCGCGGCCCCAAGGATATCTGGGAGGGCCTCTACGACTTCCATCTGCAGGAAACCGACACGGCCGAGCTGTCCGCAACCGAGTTGCTGACGGCGGTGGATGCTCTGGGCGGCCAGCTGGATACCAGCCGGGCCGAGGAGCCCACCCAGGCGTTGCGGCATGTGCTCAGCCACCAGAAGGTGGAGGCCAAGTTCCATCCGGTGTGGCTGCGGGAGCCGCTACCCGCGCAGGCGCTGGCGGCAGCGGGCCTGAGTGCGTTTTCCCGTAGCCAGGCTGAGGAGTTGCCGAAGCCTATTCTGATTGCTAATTACATTAACAAATCAATTCGATAA